Part of the Listeria innocua genome is shown below.
CAGATGCAATCGCGCATTTAAGATTTTGCTTTTTAAGAGCTACTATAAGTTCTTTTATACCTGGTAAAACATCTGCCGGCGTAATTTCTTCGAGCAAGCTCACATAGAATTCATTTTTATCTGCTGCAAGTGCTTCGATTTGTTCTTGTGTGAAGTCATTTTCGCGGCCGTCTTTCTTTAAAATAAGAAGTAGGGAGTCAATTCTACTCACTCCTTTTAAATTCTCATTAAATGCTTCATCGAATTCAATTCCAATGCTCTCTGCTGTTTTTTTCCAAGCTAAGTAATGGTAATGCGCTGTATCTGTGATGACACCATCTAAATCGAATACTACTCCTTTTAATGCTGTTGTCATTCTACTCGTCCTTTCCAAACTGCCGCAACATTTCGTGCGGTTCTTCTTAGATTATTTGGGGTTTCTTTAAGTATTTTTTCTAAAGTTGTTGGACTCGCAATTGAGGGAAATACCGCGTGGATTCCGGCCTTATAGACAGCTTCAAGACCCTCTCCTACGCTTCCACAAATTGCAAAAACGGGTGTTCCATCAGGTACTTCTTTCGCCACGCCCACTGGTGCTTTTCCTTGAGCAGTTTGTCCGTCCATTTTCCCTTCACCAACGATGACTAAATCGGCATCTTTGCAAACTGCTTTAATTTGAAGCGCCTCGATTACAAAATCAATGCCAGACAGCAAATTCGCCTCTGCAAACGTTGCAAGTCCAGCGCCAATTCCTCCCCCAGCACCAGCTCGTGCCATTGTTATCATCGCTGGATTGGCCAGCTGATAAAAATGACGCATTGCCTCATCTGCGCTTGCTAGATCAGTGGCAGCTAACCCTTTTTGTGGGCCGAATACATAGGATGCGCCTTCTTTTCCACAAAGCGGATTTTCAACGTCGGTTACTATATTTATCGTGATGTTTTTGAGCTCAGTAGGAACATTTTCAGAGCGGATGGTTGCGATGCTAGCTAAATTGGCGCCGATTGGATTTACGACATTGTTTTCTAAATCTAAAAATTCATAGCCAAGCGCGCTAGCCATGCCAATTCCGCCATCATTTGAAGCGCTTCCACCTATGCCAATGATAACCTCGGTCGCACCTTTTTTCATTACGTGCAAAATTAGTTCGCCCACTCCTTTTGTGCTCACTTGAAGTGGATCACGTTTAGTTGCTGGAACTAGATGCAAACCGCAAACCTCAGCCATTTCGATCAGCGCTTTTTTATTGCCCTCTGTAAAGGCAACTTTTGCTGAAACAGGCTCGCCAAACGGACCAGAAACATTGATTTTCGTCGTTTTCGCATCCACGGCTCTACTTAAAACATCAAGCGTACCCTCGCCCCCATCTCCAACTGGGAGTAAATGATAGTCTGCATGCGGATAAACTTCTTGAAAGCCCTCTTTAATATACTCTGCCACCTCGTGCGCCGTCAAACTTTCTTTAAATGAATCCGGTGCAATGACAATTTTCATAAAGACACATCCTTTTGTTCCATCTTAATCGTTAATGTATCCGTTAATTGCTGTTTTTCTCCGTAGATAACTAATTCTAGCATGCTTTTTGTGTTTTTTGAAAGTTGTAACGTGTTTGGGGCTATTTCCACTAGAATTGTTTCACCTTTCCACATGAATTCAAATTTAACAAACCGCCATGCATCTGGCAAATCTGGCGCTATTTCTAATAATTCTCCGCTAGTATCAATGCCTGCAAACCCAAAAACCACTGCCAGCCAAATTGCCCCAAGTGAAGCCGCATGAAGGCCGTCATCTGATGAATGTGGTTCGTCCCCAAGATCAATTAAACACGCTTCTTGGAAAAATTGATAGGCTTGCTCGCGGTTTCCCGTACGATTTTCCACAATGGCATGAATCGCTTTACTTAAAGATGAATCGTGAATGGTTCGTTTTTCATAATAATCTAGGTTTTTCTTCACAGTTTCTGGCGCAAACCTCTGAGGAAACAAATAGAATAACATCACTAAATCAGCTTGCTTTAAAATCTGTAATTCATTCACTTCTTGCCGCGAGTAATCTAGTAAAATCCCTTGTGTTCCTTGCGCAGCCTTATATTTATCTAAATTTATCCAATCTTTTTGTAAAAAAGTATCATCTTGCGGAATTAAACCTTTTTCATTTGCGACCGGTAAATATAAGTTTTTAAGAAACGCTTTCGCTCGTGACTGAAAAGCTTCATTATCGCGGTTCCATTCCAGTGCCATTTTCACATTATAGTGCGCCATGTAGTTGGTGTAAGTATTATTATCGATGTGCTCTGTATATTCATCCGGTCCAATCACATCGAGAATTTCCAGTCGACCGTTGCGGTTAGTTGCTCGACTTATCCAAAATTCTGCTGTTTCGAGGAGCAGTTCAGCACCACAGTCACTCATAAACTGAGCATCACCTGTTGCAGCTTCATATTCACAAACGGCATAAGCAATATCCGCCACTAAATGATGCTCTGAGATGGCAGAAGCTACTTTTTGCCGTGTTCCAGTCCGAATGTTAATCGCTGCAAATTCCGGCGTTTCTTCCTCACCAGAGAAGGCACTTTCCCACGGGTAAAGCGCCCCATTATATCCATTTTTCAATGCTTTTCCTTTCGCTTCTTTCAAATGAAGATAACGATATTCTAGCAGTTGTTTGGCAATTTCCGGCTTATTATAAAGGAAAAATGGCATAATGAAAATTTCCGTATCCCAAAAAACGTGTCCTTTGTAACCTTCCCCGGTCAGCCCTTTCGCACCAACACTACAACGAAAATCATCTTTCGGCGTCATAATTTCTAAATGATAGCACGCAAAATCTAGTGCAAACTGGTCAAAATCATTCGTGCTCTCAACGCGAACGCCCGCATGCTCCCAAAAATCTGCCCAAGCTTTTTCTGAATTTGCTTTCAGTTCAGCATAGGTTGCATTTGGAAACTCCACGTCCACCTCATCAAGAGATGTTTTAACCAGGCTTATTTTCTCCAAAGCGAATGTTTGGTTGGCTGCGATTCCTTGCTCAACTTCAGTCATTAATTGGCGATTTTTAGCAGTGAAAACCCCTTTTTGACTGACTTTTGTTGCCACAGTAATTCG
Proteins encoded:
- the pgmB gene encoding beta-phosphoglucomutase, with the translated sequence MTTALKGVVFDLDGVITDTAHYHYLAWKKTAESIGIEFDEAFNENLKGVSRIDSLLLILKKDGRENDFTQEQIEALAADKNEFYVSLLEEITPADVLPGIKELIVALKKQNLKCAIASVSKNARTVLSALEMEQEFDYIVDAAKITKSKPDPEIFVEACRGLGLEPSEVVGIEDAQAGIEAINAAGIISVGVGSGLRDADMTVKNTGLLDLRILEILHSK
- a CDS encoding glycerate kinase; this encodes MKIVIAPDSFKESLTAHEVAEYIKEGFQEVYPHADYHLLPVGDGGEGTLDVLSRAVDAKTTKINVSGPFGEPVSAKVAFTEGNKKALIEMAEVCGLHLVPATKRDPLQVSTKGVGELILHVMKKGATEVIIGIGGSASNDGGIGMASALGYEFLDLENNVVNPIGANLASIATIRSENVPTELKNITINIVTDVENPLCGKEGASYVFGPQKGLAATDLASADEAMRHFYQLANPAMITMARAGAGGGIGAGLATFAEANLLSGIDFVIEALQIKAVCKDADLVIVGEGKMDGQTAQGKAPVGVAKEVPDGTPVFAICGSVGEGLEAVYKAGIHAVFPSIASPTTLEKILKETPNNLRRTARNVAAVWKGRVE
- a CDS encoding glycoside hydrolase family 65 protein gives rise to the protein MRKIIEKEFALNYLNKYGSQMTVGNGYLGVRGALEEEYPEQVRGMYVAGIYNRPSGSVSSELVNLPDVTRFQVTLDGEVFSMQAGKVHGYERFLDMNTGELVRKIIWENSAGDKYQLNFYRFASKVVKHVIAARVEITPLSGCAKVKIKTGIDAQQTNFGTQQLAESSLRIFDEELMVGEYETIESKQRITVATKVSQKGVFTAKNRQLMTEVEQGIAANQTFALEKISLVKTSLDEVDVEFPNATYAELKANSEKAWADFWEHAGVRVESTNDFDQFALDFACYHLEIMTPKDDFRCSVGAKGLTGEGYKGHVFWDTEIFIMPFFLYNKPEIAKQLLEYRYLHLKEAKGKALKNGYNGALYPWESAFSGEEETPEFAAINIRTGTRQKVASAISEHHLVADIAYAVCEYEAATGDAQFMSDCGAELLLETAEFWISRATNRNGRLEILDVIGPDEYTEHIDNNTYTNYMAHYNVKMALEWNRDNEAFQSRAKAFLKNLYLPVANEKGLIPQDDTFLQKDWINLDKYKAAQGTQGILLDYSRQEVNELQILKQADLVMLFYLFPQRFAPETVKKNLDYYEKRTIHDSSLSKAIHAIVENRTGNREQAYQFFQEACLIDLGDEPHSSDDGLHAASLGAIWLAVVFGFAGIDTSGELLEIAPDLPDAWRFVKFEFMWKGETILVEIAPNTLQLSKNTKSMLELVIYGEKQQLTDTLTIKMEQKDVSL